TCAACTCCTGTAGGATAATCACCATTATTTTGTACATACTATCTTCTGGAACATGAAGGAGGTGAACAAATAATGGATGTTTTGCCAGGAGTAAAATGCTCAGTACAAAACTGTAGATTCTGGGAGAATGGACATCGCTGCTCTGCTTCGGCAATTGAGGTTAATGTGGATGGCGGTGGAGCAAATGCACGGCAGAGTGAACAGACGAATTGTCGTACATTTCAACTTAAGTAGCTCGATAAAACCCGGATATCCGGGTTTTATCGTTTTATGAATGACGCCTGCTAACCTTCTCATACATTATTATTAATAATGGGAGGGATGCAAATGGATTATAAAAACTTATACGTGATAATAACTCTTAAGGACCAACCGGGGCAGTTTCCGGTTGAAGGATGGCGGCTTAATCCCAAGTCCATGCATAAGGAACTATTAATTACAT
This window of the Methylomusa anaerophila genome carries:
- a CDS encoding DUF1540 domain-containing protein, encoding MDVLPGVKCSVQNCRFWENGHRCSASAIEVNVDGGGANARQSEQTNCRTFQLK